The DNA segment CCAATAGCAATGTCACCGAGCGCCATTGTCCACATGTCTTACATTTATCTTTGTAGTCAGGTCTCTTCGTTTTGTAGGATGTGTACGATATTTCAACCTCGAGTTGATTTTTTCTCGACCGTTTAACAGAGCCAATCATGATCATATTACGGAAATGTCTTGCTTCATCTTCTGTCAGACCATCGGCTTTTATTTGCATCATCAGTCTTGCAAAATCGATCGAATTACATTCGGGCAATTGCAAGTCGATCCACGTACCTctgatttcattcaaaaatctgGTTGCATCGTCTCGCAAAATCGACCTTGATATTTTTGCAATAGCTGCCATTATTGCGCTCAATCTTAACGAGAACATTGTGCCAGGACACATCAGATGGGGCAGCAacttaaattttaagtttgattgCAAATTTACCGGTAAGTACGGTACGTTGCATTGACGACTAGGCATCTGAGCGGTAACTCGCAATCCAGTGAGAAGCTGCAATACCGTCTGAACAGCAACCGGGGCGCATGAAAGTCCGATTTCGAATAACGTTTTCCGTGAGAGATGCTTGTCATGATCGATGACATAAAATAGACCATCGACGCCGTACGGAAGTATCAATCTCTCAATTTCGTCTGTGTTATCATAAGTAGTGTCAATAAAAGCTTGCAAAGCTGTCCGGTCCGAATCACTGATCATTGTCACTGTCTGTCCCAGTCTTTCAACAAGGGCATCACGGCGTGGATCTTTTCTTTGCTTACAAATTTCGCGCCaaagttttccaaacaatGTGTTGTATGTGAAGGCCATTACTCGTTCTGGCAGTAACAGTCTGTGAAACACTCTAAAGACCACATCTTTATATTCTTCCGATTTTTGAAAGTTGATGGTTGGACTTCcaattttgagttttatagCTTGGATGACCTCGATTTTAACCGGCCCCCGATGAGGTTTCTctcttttgtttttcttgtacATCGATCTGTCTGCTAGGATTTCTTTATAATTCCAGTCCTGATGTTTGGTAATATTAGAGCATTTCTGGGCGTATTCAAACTCAACGCCGGCCAAGTTTAATAGAATTCCGATGGTAGCACGCGTTACACTGGAACTGCCGATTTCCACACAATGACCGTTCGTAAATTCCGCAAGACTTACGTAAAATGGGTATGTTTCAGGATCATGTAAAGTTGGAAACACAGGGTACATGCGCATCTGACGGTCATGCAATAATTCACAAATAGTGATCCATTGACTATTAGTTTTCCCAAGCGCACTAACTTCCATTCTACAGTTATCACTTTCTGGTCGATTTGCATAGTTGTGATGGGGCGGTGCATCTACGTACAGTATGCAGATTGTCGGTTTTTCCACTTTCTTGCTCGCTTCCCATAACCCCGTCTTAACCGCCTCGGGTTCATCACCTCCACCATCTGGCAGTAGCTGTTCTACGAATGAGAGCAAACCGGAAGTATCCATTATACTCGACCAACCACTCCATGCAATAAGTTCTGTATCGCAATAGTCTCGAAATGCCAGAACTGATATGCGGTCGATTAGATTGGTTAATTGAACCAGATCGAAAATCTGTGGAAGTGCAGACGTCAAGTCGGTTAGAAATCTACCCATAGAGGCTGTTGCATCGGTGATAAAC comes from the Bradysia coprophila strain Holo2 unplaced genomic scaffold, BU_Bcop_v1 contig_358, whole genome shotgun sequence genome and includes:
- the LOC119081690 gene encoding uncharacterized protein LOC119081690, encoding METIKAVQDYDLMFITDATASMGRFLTDLTSALPQIFDLVQLTNLIDRISVLAFRDYCDTELIAWSGWSSIMDTSGLLSFVEQLLPDGGGDEPEAVKTGLWEASKKVEKPTICILYVDAPPHHNYANRPESDNCRMEVSALGKTNSQWITICELLHDRQMRMYPVFPTLHDPETYPFYVSLAEFTNGHCVEIGSSSVTRATIGILLNLAGVEFEYAQKCSNITKHQDWNYKEILADRSMYKKNKREKPHRGPVKIEVIQAIKLKIGSPTINFQKSEEYKDVVFRVFHRLLLPERVMAFTYNTLFGKLWREICKQRKDPRRDALVERLGQTVTMISDSDRTALQAFIDTTYDNTDEIERLILPYGVDGLFYVIDHDKHLSRKTLFEIGLSCAPVAVQTVLQLLTGLRVTAQMPSRQCNVPYLPVNLQSNLKFKLLPHLMCPGTMFSLRLSAIMAAIAKISRSILRDDATRFLNEIRGTWIDLQLPECNSIDFARLMMQIKADGLTEDEARHFRNMIMIGSVKRSRKNQLEVEISYTSYKTKRPDYKDKCKTCGQWRSVTLLLDDTCALCLLNDGVSYLEPKSETDSWMCECRKCLVHYAVYAKDDLRCRAKCHFCRLGKVAPSVTCQLCKSKFLYQRSLPLSDYTCAVCAQNNIRVGQKCNLTVEKYVRQNGARFIGMDIDPVTFFDDKTRVFKMSIEEKQKVMRNFENIDEKELMNHSFMVGESRKEVWNVKEIQQTLISLLMKLKASQCMICFEEVPSDKLLPICGLTKKGCSIEACRKCLNSWYNQLAPGRVCQPAQLVCCYCKRIPALKIVKQYNRALCTLMNTMDVTAFDPAYIYAWCLKCFAIKQAMPRECGREQQEIVDFQCVDCVDTHHTLAKECPKCKVLTEKYGGCNHITCQNVLTDGTVCNAHWCWVCGVLSTDSEIYAHLSTVHGGFFSPEDIEGCDGEIYIDE